The Streptomyces uncialis genomic interval AACCGCACCTCACCCGAACCCCCCGGCTGATCCCCAGGGCGCGAAGCCTGGGACAGCGCGCTCCCGCTCAGGCGGAAGCGGAGGCCACGAAGAACGGAATGGCGATGAGGAGGCGGCCGGCCTCGGCGCGGCGGCGCTGCTCGGCGAGCCATTCATCCGCCTGGTCACGGCCGACGGCGCCGCCGGCGCAGGCCGGCTCGGCGAGCCTCGCGAGCAGCGGCAGCATCGCGGGGTCGGTGAACACGCTGGTGTGCGCCTCGACCGTGACATCGTCGAAGCCGCCGGCCAGGAGCAGGCTGCGGTACTGGCGGCCGGCGCGGGGCGTGCCCAGGAGGTCGGCGCGGGCGTGCACGATCGTGCGGGTGAACGCCGCGTCATCCGAGTCGATCATGATGGCGTCCCAGTCCTGACCGACCAGGGCGATCCTGCCGCCCGGGCAGAGGACCCGTCGTGCTTCCGCCACCGCGCGTCCTGGCTCCTGAAGTACGTGGAAGACCTTGTCGGCACGGTAACCGCGCACACTT includes:
- a CDS encoding methyltransferase domain-containing protein; this encodes MSSYELLSLIPGSTVVDVGCGAGRAVAELAERGVHAVGVDPSPRMLAAARGRWPEAEFREAGAEDLPFAEGSVRGYRADKVFHVLQEPGRAVAEARRVLCPGGRIALVGQDWDAIMIDSDDAAFTRTIVHARADLLGTPRAGRQYRSLLLAGGFDDVTVEAHTSVFTDPAMLPLLARLAEPACAGGAVGRDQADEWLAEQRRRAEAGRLLIAIPFFVASASA